One stretch of Nicotiana tabacum cultivar K326 chromosome 18, ASM71507v2, whole genome shotgun sequence DNA includes these proteins:
- the LOC142172919 gene encoding uncharacterized protein LOC142172919, whose translation MMGKIAVLFGFICIVIAGVGGQAPPTPTTQAPPTPTTQAPPTPTTQAPPTPTTQAPPTPTAQAPPTPTTQAPPTPTTQAPPTPTNQAPPTPTNTPAPPTPTNTPAPPTPTGSPPPVNTQTPPAQPPPTASPPPTVSSPPPTVTSPPPAVQSTPPPAPATPPPAVSSPPPPATPPPPAAPSPAPLASTPAPAPAKKLTSPAPSPSALSPPLPPTGAPALAPSLGALSPAPSATDQSGVEGLKLSTIIVKSLVLGWGLLCFLM comes from the exons ATGATGGGGAAAATTGCTGTTTTGTTTGGATTTATCTGCATTGTCATCGCCGGAGTTGGTGGTCAAGCACCACCAACACCCACTACCCAAGCACCACCAACACCCACCACTCAAGCTCCTCCAACACCCACCACCCAAGCACCACCAACGCCCACCACCCAAGCTCCTCCAACACCCACTGCCCAAGCTCCTCCAACACCCACCACCCAAGCTCCTCCAACACCCACCACCCAAGCTCCTCCAACGCCCACTAACCAAGCACCACCAACACCAACTAATACACCAGCACCCCCAACACCCACTAATACCCCAGCTCCTCCTACACCTACTGGTTCTCCTCCTCCGGTTAACACACAAACGCCGCCAGCTCAGCCACCGCCAACTGCTTCACCACCTCCCACTGTTTCTTCCCCACCTCCTACTGTAACTTCACCTCCTCCAGCTGTACAATCTACACCTCCACCGGCACCAGCTACTCCTCCACCTGCAGTGAGTTCTCCACCACCTCCAGCTACCCCTCCTCCGCCAGCAGCTCCTTCACCAGCACCTCTTGCTTCAACCCCAGCTCCGGCTCCTGCAAAGAAGTTAACATCTCCGGCACCATCTCCTTCGGCATTGAGTCCTCCCTTACCTCCCACTGGTGCTCCAGCTCTAGCTCCCAGTCTTGGAGCTTTATCTCCTGCTCCTTCAGCCACTGATCag AGTGGAGTGGAAGGCCTGAAGCTGTCAACAATAATTGTTAAAAGTTTAGTCTTAGGATGGGGTCTACTCTGCTTTCTAATGTAG